One Halovivax ruber XH-70 genomic region harbors:
- the kdgK1 gene encoding bifunctional 2-dehydro-3-deoxygluconokinase/2-dehydro-3-deoxygalactonokinase, producing MSDLVTFGESLLRLSPPGDNRLEAATSFEVQAAGSESNVAVAAERLGAVSTWLSKLPETPLGKRVVGELRQYGIRTDVAWSRSGRVGTYYLETGGDPRGSNVVYDREGSAVTTATPDELNLDQIRDARVFFTSGITPALSPELRETTKHLLQTARKAGTTTALDVNYRRKLWSPQQAQEALTALFPGIDVLIIAARDAKTVLGFEGDHRQLAHKLASQFDFTTVVVTRGSQGALAWHDSVVHDQDAFETDTIEPIGAGDAFTGAFLARRLAGNDVQRSLEYAAATAAIKRTIPGDVARLSLSEVESVVSDGASAVSR from the coding sequence ATGAGCGATCTCGTCACCTTCGGCGAGTCGTTACTCCGGCTCTCGCCGCCGGGGGACAACCGGCTCGAGGCGGCGACCTCCTTCGAGGTGCAGGCGGCAGGCTCCGAGAGCAACGTCGCCGTCGCGGCGGAGCGCCTCGGCGCCGTCTCGACCTGGTTGTCGAAACTCCCGGAGACGCCGCTCGGCAAGCGCGTCGTCGGCGAACTGCGCCAGTACGGCATCCGGACCGACGTCGCCTGGAGTCGGTCTGGCCGGGTCGGCACCTACTACCTCGAGACGGGCGGCGACCCCCGCGGCTCGAACGTCGTCTACGACCGCGAAGGGAGCGCGGTCACCACCGCGACGCCCGACGAACTCAATCTCGACCAGATCCGCGACGCCCGCGTCTTCTTCACGTCGGGTATCACGCCGGCGCTCTCGCCGGAGCTGCGAGAAACGACGAAACACCTCCTGCAGACGGCCCGGAAGGCCGGGACGACGACCGCCCTCGACGTCAACTACCGGCGGAAGCTCTGGTCCCCACAACAGGCACAGGAGGCGTTGACCGCGCTGTTCCCGGGTATCGACGTGCTGATCATCGCCGCACGCGACGCCAAGACCGTCCTGGGGTTCGAGGGCGACCATCGCCAGCTCGCCCACAAGCTCGCCTCGCAGTTCGACTTCACGACGGTCGTCGTGACGCGCGGGAGTCAGGGCGCGCTCGCCTGGCACGACAGCGTCGTCCACGATCAGGACGCGTTCGAGACCGACACGATCGAGCCGATCGGCGCGGGCGACGCGTTCACCGGCGCCTTCCTCGCCCGCCGGCTCGCCGGCAACGACGTGCAGCGCTCGCTCGAGTACGCCGCCGCGACCGCCGCGATCAAGCGGACGATCCCGGGTGACGTCGCTCGTCTCTCGCTGTCGGAGGTCGAATCCGTCGTCTCCGACGGAGCCTCGGCCGTCTCGCGGTGA
- the rtcA gene encoding RNA 3'-terminal phosphate cyclase — protein MRELDGSDAGGQFLRSALSLAAIRGDPVRIENVRGDRSTPGLRPQHLAVVETLADICDADIAGADGSSPDVGSETVTFEPGLGAVERSGSSRSSDDSTEREASTTTEAAIPGGAYDVDLGTAGSLTLLFDAVLPLATRLEAPLTLTATGGTDVKWSPTLDYYRRVKLPLLRRFGLQAALSVDRRGFYPAGGGDVTLYLAPSSLDPIRLDERGTLHGVRLYSTESASLADQNVAERQLRAAMERLEGVVVNSEQDDDLVTERVVTTARSDSPGSAIVCRLDFETGIAGTDVLGERGKPAERVGEEAATAAVRLVAGTAPVDRHLADQLLVPLALAGGRVRVPAVTDHVEASLSLLDAFGHNLVCEPVPATDDGSEPVDSDSTDHLVTAT, from the coding sequence ATGCGCGAACTCGACGGCTCCGACGCCGGCGGGCAGTTCCTGCGATCGGCCCTGTCACTCGCCGCGATCCGGGGCGATCCCGTCAGGATCGAGAACGTCCGCGGCGACCGATCGACGCCCGGACTGCGCCCGCAACACCTCGCCGTCGTCGAGACGCTGGCTGACATCTGCGACGCGGACATCGCCGGAGCGGACGGTTCGAGCCCCGACGTCGGGAGCGAGACAGTGACGTTCGAACCCGGACTCGGCGCCGTCGAGCGTTCGGGCAGTTCTCGTTCTTCCGACGATAGCACCGAACGGGAGGCCAGTACGACCACCGAGGCAGCCATTCCCGGCGGCGCGTACGACGTCGACCTGGGGACCGCGGGGAGCCTCACACTGCTGTTCGACGCCGTCCTCCCGCTCGCGACACGACTCGAGGCTCCGCTCACCCTCACTGCCACCGGGGGAACGGACGTGAAGTGGTCGCCGACGCTCGACTACTACCGCCGCGTCAAACTGCCGCTGCTGCGGCGATTTGGGCTGCAAGCCGCCCTGTCGGTCGACCGGCGCGGCTTCTATCCCGCGGGCGGCGGGGACGTGACCCTGTACCTCGCGCCCTCGAGTCTGGACCCGATCCGACTCGACGAACGCGGAACACTCCACGGGGTGCGGCTCTATTCGACCGAATCCGCCTCGCTCGCTGACCAGAACGTTGCCGAGCGCCAGTTGCGGGCGGCGATGGAGCGGCTGGAAGGTGTTGTGGTCAATTCCGAGCAGGACGACGATCTCGTCACCGAGCGCGTGGTGACGACCGCCCGGAGCGACTCGCCCGGGTCGGCCATCGTCTGTCGGCTCGACTTCGAGACCGGGATCGCGGGAACCGACGTCCTCGGCGAGCGGGGGAAGCCAGCGGAGCGAGTCGGCGAGGAGGCGGCGACCGCCGCGGTTCGGCTCGTTGCGGGGACGGCCCCGGTAGATCGACACCTCGCCGATCAGCTGCTCGTCCCGCTCGCACTCGCCGGCGGACGTGTTCGGGTCCCGGCCGTCACCGACCACGTCGAGGCGAGCCTGTCGCTGCTCGACGCGTTCGGGCACAATCTGGTGTGCGAGCCGGTCCCGGCTACCGACGACGGCTCCGAACCCGTCGACTCCGACAGCACTGACCACCTCGTAACTGCGACGTGA
- a CDS encoding type II toxin-antitoxin system VapC family toxin: MSRYTVDAVAFIRYLVDSLPPTVDEIFRQAESGDATLYLPTIAAIESMYRIHKREEIAGVPVEADATAIVDRLETDLPLTVVDHDSDELSVLAPHVPHLSIHDAMIVASHDRLDTDAILSSDSTIADHATVRWE, encoded by the coding sequence ATGAGTCGGTACACCGTCGACGCCGTCGCGTTCATCCGCTACCTCGTCGACAGCCTTCCGCCGACCGTTGACGAGATATTCCGCCAAGCGGAGTCCGGCGACGCAACGCTCTACCTGCCGACGATCGCTGCGATCGAGTCTATGTATCGAATTCACAAGCGCGAGGAAATCGCGGGCGTTCCTGTCGAAGCCGATGCGACGGCAATCGTCGATCGACTCGAAACCGATCTCCCACTCACCGTCGTCGATCACGATAGTGACGAGCTCTCAGTACTGGCTCCGCACGTTCCACACCTGTCTATCCACGACGCAATGATCGTTGCCAGCCACGACCGGCTCGACACGGACGCGATTCTTTCGAGTGACTCAACCATCGCCGACCACGCCACCGTCCGGTGGGAGTGA
- a CDS encoding helix-turn-helix domain-containing protein produces MAIEAAFTLQRADFPLNAVFEQLTDVTIELDRVVPTGEAVIPYFWISADDTDKLTTDLSEDIGIDQIKVIDKVEKQMFVRIDWNLAHESILTAIVNTDMTLLSGIGTEERWTFELRASEQQDLSAFQTYCQDHDIPIELTELHAISSLKSDREYDLTDGQRNALELAYSSGYFDSPRDATQADLAAELGITRQAVSSRLQRGMRRLVASSLITPDE; encoded by the coding sequence ATGGCTATCGAAGCCGCATTCACCCTCCAGCGAGCAGACTTCCCGTTGAATGCTGTCTTTGAGCAATTGACGGACGTCACGATCGAGTTAGACCGTGTGGTGCCGACAGGTGAGGCTGTCATCCCGTACTTCTGGATTTCCGCAGACGACACCGACAAGCTCACGACCGATTTGAGCGAGGATATCGGGATCGATCAGATCAAAGTGATCGACAAAGTGGAGAAACAGATGTTCGTCCGTATCGACTGGAACCTCGCCCACGAGAGTATTCTCACGGCGATCGTCAACACCGATATGACGCTCCTTTCCGGCATCGGCACCGAAGAGCGGTGGACCTTCGAACTCCGTGCGAGCGAACAACAGGATCTCTCCGCTTTTCAGACGTACTGCCAGGACCACGATATCCCGATCGAGCTGACCGAACTCCATGCCATCTCATCGCTCAAGTCCGACCGGGAGTACGATCTGACCGACGGGCAACGAAACGCGCTGGAATTGGCGTATTCGAGTGGCTACTTCGACTCGCCACGAGACGCGACGCAGGCCGATCTCGCAGCAGAGCTCGGCATCACCCGCCAGGCGGTCTCATCACGGTTGCAACGCGGCATGCGACGCCTCGTCGCGAGCAGCCTCATCACTCCCGACGAGTAG
- the mutL gene encoding DNA mismatch repair endonuclease MutL, giving the protein MSDAGDTDIHQLDEDTVARIAAGEVVERPASAVKELVENSLDADASRIDVTVESGGTELIRVADDGQGMSEADLRAAVRQHTTSKIADLDDLEGGVTTLGFRGEALHTIGSVSRLRIRSRPRASGADGEGANGRAEAAGGGPGTGGTELVYEGGTVTNVEPAGCPEGTTVEVTDLFYNTPARRKFLKTTATEFAHVNRVVTRYALANPAVAISLTHDGREVFATTGQGDLQAAVLAVYGREVAASMIAVEASGDDLPPGPVESVSGLVSHPETNRSTREYLATYVNGRAITADAIREGIVGAYGTQLGTDRYPFVVCFLSVPGEAVDVNVHPRKREVRFDDADAVRRQVDSAIESALLEHGLLRSGAPRGRSKPDEAQVEPESPTRRTDASVSRTDERGAPAAEASERDDAVPDHGDRATGHEDPASPPDSVTAAGGRGDERDEASGNPTADGRQPESANGATGGRVKPTTDDGAVDAGESADNATATDDTESPDSAASTESAAPVDPERAGSSDESADVSAIDAGPTPPTDTTEGDSRSLAEPARKFDVATDQRTLTGDVAEIEGEYETLPRLRVLGQLHDTYLVCETPDGLALIDQHAADERVNYERLQQAVAENPAAQALADPVELELTAAESAAFADVADALSQLGFRADRVEERTVAVTAVPAVFDETLDPAQLRDVLAAIVTGDGASGAETVDAMADEFLGDLACYPSITGNTSLHEGSVRDLLDALDDCRNPYACPHGRPVIVHIDETEIEDRFERDYPGHGG; this is encoded by the coding sequence GTGAGCGACGCCGGCGACACCGACATCCACCAGCTCGACGAGGACACGGTCGCCAGGATCGCCGCCGGCGAGGTCGTCGAGCGGCCCGCGAGCGCGGTGAAGGAACTCGTCGAGAACAGTCTCGACGCGGACGCGAGCCGGATCGACGTCACCGTCGAGTCGGGCGGGACGGAACTGATCCGCGTCGCCGACGACGGGCAGGGGATGTCCGAGGCCGACCTCCGGGCCGCGGTTCGCCAGCACACGACCAGCAAGATCGCCGATCTGGACGATCTGGAGGGCGGCGTCACCACACTCGGCTTCCGGGGCGAGGCACTGCACACCATCGGCTCCGTCTCACGCCTCCGGATCCGGAGTCGGCCGCGAGCGAGCGGGGCCGACGGCGAGGGCGCGAATGGACGGGCCGAAGCCGCAGGCGGTGGTCCCGGTACTGGCGGTACCGAACTCGTCTACGAGGGTGGCACGGTGACGAACGTCGAACCCGCCGGCTGTCCCGAGGGGACCACGGTCGAAGTGACCGACCTCTTCTACAACACGCCCGCCCGTCGGAAGTTCCTCAAGACGACGGCCACGGAGTTCGCCCACGTCAACCGCGTGGTGACGCGCTACGCCCTCGCGAATCCGGCCGTCGCGATCTCGCTGACCCACGACGGCCGCGAGGTCTTCGCGACGACTGGGCAAGGCGACCTTCAGGCCGCAGTGCTTGCCGTCTACGGTCGCGAGGTCGCCGCCTCGATGATCGCCGTCGAGGCGAGCGGTGACGACCTCCCGCCGGGGCCCGTCGAGTCCGTCTCGGGCCTCGTCTCCCACCCCGAGACCAATCGCTCGACGCGGGAGTACCTCGCCACGTACGTCAACGGCCGCGCGATCACCGCCGACGCTATCCGCGAGGGAATCGTGGGCGCCTACGGCACGCAACTGGGCACCGATCGCTATCCCTTCGTCGTCTGCTTCCTCTCCGTCCCGGGCGAGGCCGTCGACGTCAACGTCCACCCGCGCAAGCGCGAGGTCCGCTTCGACGACGCCGACGCCGTCCGTCGACAGGTCGATTCGGCCATCGAATCCGCGCTGCTCGAACACGGCCTCCTCCGATCGGGCGCACCACGCGGCCGGTCGAAGCCGGACGAAGCGCAGGTGGAACCCGAATCACCCACCCGCCGGACGGACGCCAGTGTGAGTCGGACGGACGAGCGGGGAGCCCCCGCCGCGGAAGCGAGCGAACGCGACGATGCGGTACCCGATCACGGAGACCGGGCCACAGGGCACGAGGACCCCGCGTCCCCGCCCGATTCGGTCACTGCAGCGGGAGGCCGCGGCGACGAACGTGACGAGGCAAGTGGGAATCCGACGGCAGACGGCCGACAGCCGGAATCGGCGAACGGGGCGACAGGCGGGCGGGTCAAACCCACAACTGACGATGGCGCAGTAGACGCCGGGGAATCGGCCGACAACGCGACAGCGACCGACGACACAGAATCACCCGACAGTGCCGCATCGACCGAGAGCGCCGCACCGGTCGACCCTGAGCGGGCCGGGTCGAGCGACGAATCGGCGGACGTGTCGGCGATCGACGCCGGTCCGACGCCGCCGACTGACACCACCGAGGGCGACTCACGATCACTCGCCGAGCCGGCTCGCAAGTTCGACGTCGCGACCGACCAGCGGACGCTCACCGGCGACGTCGCCGAGATCGAGGGCGAGTACGAGACGCTCCCGCGGCTGCGCGTCCTCGGGCAGCTCCACGACACCTACCTCGTCTGCGAAACGCCGGACGGCCTCGCGCTGATCGACCAGCACGCGGCCGACGAGCGGGTGAACTACGAGCGACTGCAGCAGGCCGTCGCCGAGAACCCGGCTGCACAGGCGCTGGCCGACCCCGTCGAGCTCGAGTTGACGGCGGCCGAATCGGCCGCGTTCGCCGACGTGGCCGACGCCCTCTCCCAACTCGGCTTCCGGGCCGACCGCGTCGAGGAACGCACGGTCGCCGTGACCGCGGTCCCGGCCGTCTTCGACGAGACGCTCGACCCCGCTCAGCTCCGGGACGTACTCGCCGCGATCGTGACCGGCGACGGCGCGAGCGGCGCCGAAACGGTCGACGCGATGGCCGACGAATTCCTCGGCGACCTCGCCTGCTATCCCTCGATCACCGGCAACACGTCGCTGCACGAGGGGTCGGTCCGTGACCTGCTCGACGCCCTCGACGACTGTCGGAATCCCTACGCCTGCCCGCACGGTCGGCCCGTGATCGTCCACATCGACGAGACGGAGATCGAAGACCGGTTCGAGCGGGATTATCCGGGCCACGGCGGGTAG
- a CDS encoding asparaginase: MDVTILATGGTIASTAGAGETGANPTKRGRELVDAVPPLSDLADLTVEDVVQVPSYELDAESLEAIGERVRELDADPSVDAVVVTHGTDTMEETAYYTDVTVQPETPVLFTGAQRRPDEVSADGPSNLLTAVRTARAFRDRPAGGTVVAFDETVHSARAVRKVHTSRMGAFRSPGRGPVAVVDRNGVAIRRQPQSETHPISATSLSATVVAITSTSCADDTLVRAAIDRGVDGIVVEGTGLGNVTAPIGDAVATAIEAGIPVVVTSRCLAGRTSPVYGGDGGGQTLRDHGAILAGDLSAGKARLRLSLAIAAAADRGIDEPTATREWLREAFVGPREEPSPDDNSLSAETGET; encoded by the coding sequence ATGGACGTGACCATTCTCGCGACGGGTGGCACGATCGCGAGTACCGCCGGCGCGGGTGAGACAGGGGCGAACCCGACGAAACGCGGTCGGGAGTTAGTCGACGCCGTCCCGCCGCTTTCGGATCTGGCCGACCTCACCGTCGAGGACGTCGTCCAGGTCCCGAGTTACGAGCTGGACGCCGAATCGCTCGAAGCGATCGGTGAGCGCGTCCGAGAGCTCGACGCGGACCCGTCGGTCGACGCCGTCGTCGTCACCCACGGGACGGACACGATGGAAGAGACGGCCTACTACACGGACGTCACCGTCCAGCCCGAGACGCCGGTCCTGTTCACGGGCGCCCAGCGGCGGCCGGACGAGGTGAGCGCGGACGGCCCGTCGAACCTCCTGACAGCGGTCCGGACTGCACGGGCGTTCCGCGACCGCCCTGCCGGCGGTACCGTCGTCGCGTTCGACGAAACCGTCCACTCGGCCCGTGCGGTTCGGAAGGTCCACACCTCGCGAATGGGCGCGTTTCGCTCTCCCGGCCGTGGACCGGTCGCCGTCGTCGACCGCAACGGGGTCGCGATCCGTCGACAGCCCCAGAGCGAGACGCACCCGATTTCCGCGACCTCGCTCTCGGCCACTGTCGTCGCGATCACGAGCACCAGTTGTGCGGACGACACGCTCGTCCGGGCCGCGATCGACCGCGGCGTCGACGGCATCGTCGTGGAGGGGACGGGCCTCGGTAACGTGACCGCCCCGATCGGCGACGCGGTCGCGACGGCGATCGAAGCTGGGATTCCTGTCGTCGTCACGTCCCGCTGTCTCGCCGGTCGAACGTCGCCCGTCTACGGCGGTGACGGCGGCGGACAGACCCTCCGCGATCACGGGGCGATCCTCGCCGGCGACCTCTCCGCGGGGAAGGCCAGACTCAGACTCTCGCTGGCGATCGCCGCAGCGGCCGACCGTGGAATCGACGAGCCGACGGCCACCCGCGAATGGCTCCGCGAGGCGTTCGTCGGTCCTCGTGAAGAGCCGTCTCCGGACGACAACAGCCTTTCAGCAGAAACGGGAGAAACGTAG
- a CDS encoding AbrB/MazE/SpoVT family DNA-binding domain-containing protein, whose translation MAETTRVSQKGQATIPQSLREKFDIEPGDQVVWWESDDGIVLKKREPSSGRGMLVPDDTTEEEREAVAATLAEEIRDRRDSEWTE comes from the coding sequence ATGGCCGAAACGACTCGCGTCAGTCAGAAGGGACAGGCGACGATCCCGCAGTCGCTCCGCGAGAAGTTCGATATCGAGCCGGGTGATCAGGTCGTCTGGTGGGAATCCGACGACGGGATCGTCCTGAAAAAACGAGAACCGTCGAGCGGTCGCGGCATGCTCGTTCCGGACGACACGACCGAGGAGGAACGCGAAGCCGTCGCTGCGACCCTGGCCGAGGAAATACGAGACCGACGCGATAGCGAGTGGACGGAATGA
- a CDS encoding polysaccharide deacetylase family protein, with translation MGDIDVAIGVDADCVAGWLGSYGGADSPADLSRGLAAGNEGIPRMRTLFAEEGIDTSWYVPGHTLETFRDEIEAVAADGHELGVHGYSHENPTDLSRQQEDEILEVSIELIEEVTGEAPVGHRASWWEFSENTPELVQKHGFDYDSSLMERMFEPGWMREGDSWEKIRYEEAPGTWMTPYEYGEETDVVEIPISWYRDDIPPMLFIKQPIYHAGYKDPEMMYEQYYKPQFDFLADRRGAGVYTFTIHPDIHGLPHMISLLQDFIRYVKGHDDATFVTLETIAEKFRDDPSVYESETDYV, from the coding sequence ATGGGTGACATCGACGTCGCGATCGGAGTGGACGCGGACTGCGTCGCCGGCTGGCTCGGTTCGTACGGCGGCGCGGATTCGCCCGCCGACCTCTCGCGTGGCCTGGCAGCCGGAAACGAGGGCATCCCGCGGATGCGGACGCTCTTTGCCGAGGAAGGAATCGACACGTCGTGGTACGTCCCCGGCCACACGCTGGAGACGTTCCGCGACGAGATCGAGGCGGTCGCCGCGGACGGCCATGAACTCGGGGTACACGGCTACTCCCACGAGAACCCCACCGACCTCTCGCGCCAACAGGAAGACGAGATCCTCGAAGTCTCGATCGAGCTGATCGAGGAGGTCACCGGTGAGGCACCCGTCGGCCACCGGGCATCGTGGTGGGAGTTCAGCGAGAACACGCCCGAACTCGTCCAGAAGCACGGATTCGACTACGATAGCAGCCTGATGGAGCGGATGTTCGAACCGGGCTGGATGCGCGAGGGAGACAGCTGGGAAAAGATCCGCTACGAAGAAGCGCCCGGGACCTGGATGACGCCCTACGAGTACGGCGAGGAGACCGACGTCGTCGAGATCCCGATCAGCTGGTACCGCGACGACATCCCGCCGATGCTGTTCATCAAGCAGCCGATCTACCACGCCGGCTACAAGGATCCCGAGATGATGTACGAACAGTACTACAAGCCTCAGTTCGACTTCCTCGCCGACCGCCGCGGTGCCGGCGTCTACACCTTCACCATCCACCCCGACATCCACGGACTCCCGCACATGATCTCGCTCCTCCAGGACTTCATTCGGTACGTGAAGGGCCACGACGATGCCACGTTCGTCACGCTGGAGACGATCGCCGAGAAGTTCCGCGACGACCCGTCGGTCTACGAGAGCGAGACCGACTACGTCTGA
- a CDS encoding SDR family NAD(P)-dependent oxidoreductase: protein MHEPDFGVAGETAIVTGASRGIGRSIAETFAAGGANVAICSRSMDRIGPVADAIEESDAPGEALAVECDVRDRESVEAFVDETVDAFGDIDILVNNAGGEFVAPFEDISQNGWETIMDLNLTSVVHCSQLAGEVMREGDGGVIVTLSSVNGQHAAPGESHYGAAKAAIIRLTETLAAEWAGDGVRVNCIAPGLVQTPGVAETLGVQSEDMPPREETDRRIGHAEEIADIVQFLVSPAASFVTGETITAKGVPPVGNTFSPDELGLDS from the coding sequence ATGCACGAACCTGACTTCGGCGTGGCGGGCGAAACCGCCATCGTCACCGGTGCGAGTCGGGGAATCGGGCGATCGATCGCGGAGACGTTCGCGGCCGGCGGCGCGAACGTCGCGATCTGCTCGCGATCGATGGATCGGATCGGGCCGGTCGCCGACGCGATCGAGGAGAGCGACGCGCCGGGCGAGGCGCTCGCCGTCGAGTGTGACGTCCGCGATCGGGAGTCGGTCGAGGCCTTCGTCGACGAGACCGTCGACGCCTTCGGCGATATCGACATCCTCGTGAACAACGCCGGCGGGGAGTTCGTCGCCCCGTTCGAGGACATCTCGCAGAACGGCTGGGAGACGATCATGGACCTCAACCTGACGAGCGTCGTCCACTGCTCGCAACTCGCCGGCGAGGTCATGCGCGAGGGCGACGGCGGCGTTATCGTCACCCTCTCGAGCGTGAACGGCCAGCACGCCGCGCCCGGCGAGAGCCACTACGGCGCGGCGAAGGCGGCGATCATCCGACTGACGGAGACGCTCGCCGCGGAGTGGGCCGGCGACGGCGTCCGCGTCAACTGTATCGCCCCGGGGCTGGTCCAGACGCCCGGCGTCGCCGAGACCCTCGGCGTCCAGAGCGAGGACATGCCCCCGCGCGAGGAGACGGACCGACGCATCGGCCACGCCGAGGAGATCGCCGACATCGTCCAGTTCCTCGTCAGTCCCGCCGCCTCGTTCGTCACCGGCGAGACGATCACCGCGAAGGGCGTTCCCCCGGTCGGCAATACCTTCTCGCCCGACGAGCTGGGTCTCGACAGTTGA
- a CDS encoding GNAT family N-acetyltransferase, translating to MTEPVRAARPDDGAVVQAVARESWHAAYDEVIGAETVDRTIDRWYALDSLADQITDAAGRDDATFLVFERVDSPDAAHADSARSGTDNDESAKTESEIVGFAHAGPHPDLAGTAKLSRIYARPDVWGEGVGSRLLERVERELGPHFETLWLEVLADNDVGVSFYEATGFARVGEQESVLGDGGVREYIYEKELS from the coding sequence GTGACTGAACCTGTCCGTGCGGCCCGCCCGGACGACGGGGCGGTCGTGCAGGCCGTCGCCCGCGAGAGCTGGCACGCCGCCTACGACGAGGTAATCGGCGCCGAGACGGTCGACCGAACGATCGACCGGTGGTACGCACTCGATTCGCTCGCCGACCAGATCACGGACGCCGCCGGCCGGGACGACGCGACGTTCCTCGTCTTCGAGCGAGTGGATTCACCCGACGCCGCCCACGCCGACAGCGCTCGATCCGGTACAGACAACGACGAGTCGGCGAAAACCGAGTCAGAAATCGTCGGCTTCGCCCACGCCGGCCCGCACCCGGACCTCGCAGGCACGGCGAAGCTCTCGCGGATCTACGCACGGCCGGATGTCTGGGGCGAGGGTGTGGGAAGTCGCCTCCTCGAACGGGTCGAACGCGAACTCGGTCCGCACTTCGAGACGCTGTGGCTCGAAGTACTCGCCGACAACGACGTCGGCGTCTCCTTCTACGAGGCTACCGGATTCGCGCGGGTAGGTGAACAGGAGAGCGTCCTCGGCGACGGCGGGGTTCGTGAGTACATCTACGAGAAGGAGTTGTCGTAG